One window from the genome of Candidatus Zixiibacteriota bacterium encodes:
- a CDS encoding permease-like cell division protein FtsX, with protein sequence MTRFSFVWRELGRMLYRYPGTALGSFLSLSLLFLLFDVFWVATGTTNQFYATLLSDLRMEAFVSEELPDSALTRLSSDIADMAGIRSVEYVSREQARQDLANLVGTDLLVGYDSLNPLPRSFVLILDGAYHGLSAMGGLEQRLVALTGVAEVHYSKKWLEQMEQTRLLFRTVGLALGAIILLAAIITTSNSIRLMTRARALGLHQMRLLGAGRLFTASPFLLEGFLLTGMSAVGSWGLLLIGVRKISFSQFAVVVPAYADMALFCLAAALLGAVSGLLGIRKALR encoded by the coding sequence ATGACCCGGTTCAGTTTTGTCTGGCGAGAATTGGGGCGAATGCTCTACCGGTATCCAGGGACCGCCCTCGGCTCGTTCCTGTCGTTGAGTCTTCTGTTTCTGCTGTTCGACGTGTTCTGGGTGGCCACCGGGACGACCAATCAATTCTACGCGACGTTATTATCCGACCTTCGCATGGAGGCGTTTGTCTCGGAAGAACTGCCGGATTCGGCGCTGACACGGCTTTCGTCCGACATTGCCGACATGGCGGGCATTCGCTCGGTCGAGTACGTCTCCCGGGAACAGGCGCGTCAGGACCTGGCCAATCTGGTCGGGACCGACCTGTTGGTGGGGTATGATTCGCTGAACCCACTCCCGCGATCTTTCGTTCTCATACTCGATGGCGCGTATCACGGGCTTTCCGCAATGGGGGGCCTGGAGCAGCGATTGGTGGCTCTTACGGGCGTAGCCGAAGTGCATTACAGTAAGAAGTGGCTGGAGCAAATGGAGCAGACAAGACTCCTGTTCCGGACTGTGGGACTGGCGCTGGGCGCCATCATTTTGCTGGCGGCCATCATCACGACCAGCAACAGTATTCGCCTGATGACCAGAGCACGCGCTCTGGGCCTGCACCAGATGCGGCTCCTGGGGGCTGGCCGGTTGTTTACGGCTTCGCCGTTTCTGCTCGAAGGCTTCTTGCTTACCGGCATGTCTGCGGTGGGGTCCTGGGGGCTCTTGCTGATCGGCGTCCGGAAGATCTCATTCAGCCAGTTCGCCGTGGTAGTGCCGGCCTATGCTGACATGGCGTTATTCTGCCTGGCGGCAGCCTTGCTCGGGGCAGTCAGCGGCCTTCTGGGCATCAGGAAGGCACTGCGATGA
- a CDS encoding ATP-binding cassette domain-containing protein: MAQWPLIDIRHLKVKNERGDLVFTDLSIELQPGQSMIITGPAGSGKTTIAELLVGLKSPYEGSLELFGEAVKPGRTRQMRKFRRKIGGVGGPWGLIPSMTVTENILLPLIIAGERPRTQRERLRKMLNEFGLSKVAGHHPAHLTRVESTLCQIARASIANQPLVVLDEPSAGLDIPTYQHVCEYMVKASVSGRSMLVLSSELPPQEIPGSIHYRIVNGRLE, encoded by the coding sequence ATGGCTCAGTGGCCGCTCATCGATATTCGGCATCTCAAAGTGAAGAATGAGCGGGGGGATCTCGTCTTCACCGACTTGAGCATCGAACTCCAGCCCGGCCAATCCATGATAATCACGGGGCCGGCCGGATCCGGGAAGACAACGATCGCGGAGCTTCTTGTTGGTTTGAAGTCCCCTTACGAAGGGAGCTTGGAGTTATTCGGCGAAGCCGTCAAGCCGGGGCGAACTCGACAGATGCGGAAGTTCCGGCGCAAGATCGGAGGGGTTGGCGGACCTTGGGGGCTGATCCCATCGATGACGGTGACTGAGAATATCCTCTTGCCGCTCATAATCGCCGGCGAACGCCCCAGGACTCAGAGGGAACGCCTTCGCAAGATGCTCAATGAATTCGGGCTGTCCAAAGTCGCGGGACATCACCCGGCACATTTGACACGAGTTGAAAGTACGCTCTGTCAGATAGCCCGCGCCTCGATCGCCAACCAGCCGCTCGTGGTTCTTGATGAACCCTCCGCCGGTCTTGATATCCCCACTTATCAACACGTCTGCGAGTACATGGTGAAGGCATCGGTCTCGGGCCGTTCCATGCTGGTCTTGTCGTCGGAGTTGCCGCCGCAGGAGATCCCGGGAAGTATTCATTACCGTATCGTCAACGGGCGGCTGGAATGA
- a CDS encoding peptidoglycan DD-metalloendopeptidase family protein yields the protein MTKTIRCLACISLVVTFISAGLVRAADPKKGKVTDQRQELEKLKRDVQKSQSRLDSLKREEARVQKDLSEYDQRITSQRQVLDRLKRERTQLSRAIGEAENQQKSSQQNLEQTQRRFLANVRQLYVSARQTDYSFLARPDEEREMHRRLIYLTQLANFESGSVTSASQSLSQSLAELKQLIGEGSQMSGLVKQKEASYALEKSRKQRREKALDRIRRLSKDEAERVISLSKVAEEMESIIARLEKQQREAQARRQTQPRSSSSFAGLKGNLATPFKGTVLTSFGHSVDPVTRLKSFSPGIVIKGAPKGAMHSVAAGTVVYTGNLRGYGNFVIVDHDGEYYTTYAGLGGITVESNQEVRAGQQLGQAGGDGIVRFELRKGREPLDPVEWLTIESF from the coding sequence ATGACAAAGACGATCCGGTGTTTGGCGTGCATCAGTCTCGTAGTAACCTTCATTTCCGCGGGGTTGGTGCGTGCTGCCGATCCCAAAAAGGGGAAAGTGACAGACCAGCGCCAGGAACTTGAGAAACTCAAGCGTGATGTGCAGAAGAGCCAGTCGCGGCTCGATTCGCTCAAGCGAGAGGAAGCGCGCGTTCAGAAAGACCTCTCCGAGTACGACCAGCGGATCACATCGCAAAGACAGGTCCTGGACCGTTTGAAACGAGAGCGAACGCAGCTTTCGAGGGCGATCGGCGAAGCGGAGAATCAGCAGAAATCGAGTCAGCAGAATCTCGAACAGACGCAGCGGCGTTTTCTGGCCAACGTACGCCAATTGTATGTTTCTGCCCGGCAGACCGACTATTCATTCCTCGCGCGTCCCGATGAAGAACGCGAGATGCACCGGCGGCTCATTTACCTTACGCAACTGGCCAATTTTGAGTCGGGCAGCGTCACTTCAGCCTCGCAATCCCTCTCCCAGTCTCTGGCCGAGTTGAAGCAACTCATCGGTGAAGGGAGCCAGATGTCCGGTCTGGTCAAGCAAAAAGAGGCCTCGTATGCGCTCGAAAAGAGCCGTAAGCAACGCCGGGAGAAGGCGCTCGACCGGATCCGTCGCCTGAGCAAAGATGAAGCTGAGCGGGTCATTTCGCTCAGCAAAGTTGCCGAAGAGATGGAATCGATCATCGCCCGTCTGGAGAAGCAGCAACGAGAGGCACAGGCGCGACGCCAGACGCAGCCGCGCAGCAGTTCCTCGTTCGCCGGATTGAAAGGGAATCTGGCGACGCCGTTCAAGGGAACGGTGCTGACTTCGTTCGGGCACTCGGTCGACCCGGTCACTCGCCTCAAGTCATTCTCTCCCGGCATTGTTATTAAGGGAGCGCCCAAAGGAGCTATGCACTCCGTGGCCGCCGGCACGGTCGTGTACACGGGCAATTTGCGGGGATACGGGAATTTTGTTATTGTCGATCATGACGGCGAGTACTACACGACCTACGCGGGACTTGGCGGGATTACCGTCGAATCGAACCAGGAGGTTCGCGCCGGGCAACAACTTGGGCAGGCGGGGGGTGACGGCATTGTCCGGTTCGAATTGCGTAAAGGGCGCGAGCCGCTTGATCCGGTGGAGTGGTTGACAATTGAATCGTTCTAA